GGGGTAGCAGTGCTTGTAAATCAATCGGTTCTTTTACGGAAATATCTTTTTCTGTTTCTTCCTGCGGTAATACTTCCCAAATAGATGCTAGATTTTCATTTTCTCTACCTTCTTTAATCATTAATCCAAGTACGGCAAGATTGCCATTTGCATCGTTATGTACTAGGTGCAGCTCCATATCATAATTCTGGCCATTAAATTGATGTTCACTCGGAGTATGGAAATGAAATTGAGCGAGCATATACTCATTTCCTTCAATGACAATGCTGCTGCTTTCTGTTACAGCATTAGCTTGAACTGTGTGACCGTTGTTTACGAGTGAAAATGTTGTTGGCTCATATTGAATCTGAATATCCTCTGGTTTTTTATTCGCTTTTACTTGGGAAAATTCGACATTAATGGGTGATTGTTCACTTCCATTGGTACAGGATAAGTTTTCATTGTCTAGTTTTCCCCAGTGTTCAGGCCCTGTATCCCCGTTATAAGACCACTGGGAAGTATGTGTAGTAGTATCTTCTGATTCATTTTCTTTCATACCAGTGTTTTGTTCCTCGTTGGCATCATCTGTCTTTTCTTCTTTTGATCCAGCTGTTTCCGGAGTTTGTTCCGAGCAAGCTCCTATAAAAAAGCTTAAAGATACAGCTAAAAATAGATAAACGAAATTCTTCTTCATACTTAATACGATTCTCCCTTTTTCCATTTTTTTCTTGCCCAACCAACAATATACTAAAGAAT
This region of Oceanobacillus sp. FSL K6-2867 genomic DNA includes:
- a CDS encoding carbonic anhydrase family protein encodes the protein MKKNFVYLFLAVSLSFFIGACSEQTPETAGSKEEKTDDANEEQNTGMKENESEDTTTHTSQWSYNGDTGPEHWGKLDNENLSCTNGSEQSPINVEFSQVKANKKPEDIQIQYEPTTFSLVNNGHTVQANAVTESSSIVIEGNEYMLAQFHFHTPSEHQFNGQNYDMELHLVHNDANGNLAVLGLMIKEGRENENLASIWEVLPQEETEKDISVKEPIDLQALLPQDQTSFHYNGSLTTPPCTEEVKWMIFEQPIEMSDVQIQAFQDIFPDNHRPVQSLNEREIIKE